One segment of Alistipes finegoldii DSM 17242 DNA contains the following:
- a CDS encoding RNA polymerase sigma-70 factor has translation MSDLDKQLMNADSFDELYLAYYPAMLSYARMFLRDQWAEDVVQDVFFNIWKNRHRISTDDPLYKYLLKAVYNRAINYIWKHKRDTEYRSWYGSQIDRMVFDYYDPDKNPILAKIYDNDMRQQLRQAVDELPDKRREIFRMRFFENMSNKEIGERLGLTVSTVENHMYLALKNLRDKLL, from the coding sequence ATGAGCGATTTAGACAAACAATTGATGAATGCAGACTCTTTCGACGAGCTGTATCTGGCGTATTATCCGGCCATGCTGTCGTATGCCCGGATGTTTCTCCGGGATCAGTGGGCCGAAGACGTGGTGCAGGACGTGTTTTTCAATATCTGGAAAAACCGCCACCGGATTTCCACGGACGATCCGTTGTACAAGTACCTGCTGAAGGCTGTCTACAACCGGGCGATCAACTACATCTGGAAGCACAAGCGCGACACGGAGTACCGCTCGTGGTACGGTTCGCAGATCGACCGGATGGTGTTCGATTATTACGATCCGGACAAGAATCCGATCCTTGCCAAAATCTATGACAACGACATGCGGCAGCAGCTGCGGCAGGCGGTGGACGAGCTGCCCGACAAGCGGCGGGAGATTTTCCGCATGCGCTTTTTCGAGAACATGTCGAACAAGGAGATCGGCGAGCGGCTGGGGCTGACGGTCAGCACGGTCGAGAATCATATGTATCTGGCGCTGAAGAATCTGCGCGACAAACTGCTCTGA
- a CDS encoding TolC family protein, with protein MKKAVVFLFLCVAAAPAAAQTLSLEECRAAAVEHNRTLRNSRLDLDAASQTRREAFTNYFPQISASGGLFQAQHGLVQADFAVPQMGTLPVSLVKRGIVGSVTAVQPLFTGLKIVTGNKLARLGEEVGRLQLQQTEAEVRERTDACFWQVVSLRDNLSTLDAVERQLAEIRRQVELSVKAGLVTNNDLLRVELRQQEIASNRLKVENGLKVSKMLLAQHIGVDQRGFDVANAAFGEPEAPAAYYVPVEEALDRRAEYLLAEKNVEARKYEKRMERGKRLPTVGIGAGYLYYNVTDKSVDDGMVFAQVSVPVSEWWGGAHALKKARIREQQAENDRLQAREMLAVEIERTWSEVQESYAQILLMRRSVESSAENLRQNRNFYKAGTAPLTDLLDAETLYTQSRNNLTSACASYRTALAKYMRVTGR; from the coding sequence ATGAAAAAAGCCGTAGTATTTCTGTTCTTGTGCGTTGCGGCGGCTCCTGCGGCGGCTCAGACGCTTTCGCTCGAAGAGTGCCGCGCCGCCGCCGTCGAACACAACCGCACGCTCCGCAACAGCAGGCTGGACCTCGACGCCGCGTCGCAGACGCGCCGCGAAGCGTTCACCAATTACTTTCCGCAGATTTCCGCGTCGGGCGGCCTCTTTCAGGCGCAGCACGGACTGGTGCAGGCCGATTTCGCCGTTCCGCAGATGGGGACGCTGCCCGTTTCGCTGGTCAAGCGCGGCATCGTCGGCTCCGTCACGGCCGTTCAGCCCCTGTTCACCGGACTGAAGATCGTCACCGGCAACAAGCTCGCCCGGCTGGGCGAGGAGGTCGGACGGTTGCAGCTGCAGCAGACCGAAGCCGAGGTGCGCGAGCGGACCGATGCCTGTTTCTGGCAGGTCGTGTCGCTCCGCGACAACCTTTCGACCCTCGATGCCGTGGAGCGGCAGCTGGCCGAGATACGCCGTCAGGTCGAACTCTCGGTGAAGGCCGGGCTGGTGACCAACAACGACCTGCTGCGCGTGGAGCTGCGGCAGCAGGAGATCGCGTCGAACCGCCTGAAGGTCGAAAACGGACTGAAGGTGTCGAAAATGCTGCTGGCCCAGCATATCGGCGTCGATCAGCGCGGATTCGACGTGGCGAATGCCGCGTTCGGCGAACCGGAGGCTCCCGCCGCCTACTATGTTCCGGTCGAGGAGGCGCTCGACCGCAGGGCCGAATACCTGCTTGCGGAGAAGAACGTCGAAGCCCGGAAGTATGAGAAACGCATGGAGCGCGGCAAACGCCTGCCGACGGTAGGCATAGGCGCGGGGTATCTCTACTACAATGTGACGGACAAGAGTGTGGACGACGGAATGGTCTTCGCGCAGGTTTCGGTGCCTGTTTCGGAGTGGTGGGGCGGCGCCCATGCGCTGAAAAAGGCCCGCATCAGGGAGCAGCAGGCCGAAAACGACCGACTGCAGGCGCGGGAGATGCTTGCCGTGGAGATCGAACGGACGTGGAGCGAAGTGCAGGAGTCCTATGCGCAGATCCTGCTCATGCGGCGTTCGGTGGAGTCCTCGGCCGAGAATCTGCGTCAGAACCGGAACTTTTACAAGGCGGGAACCGCGCCGCTCACCGACCTGCTCGACGCCGAGACGCTTTACACGCAGAGCCGCAACAACCTCACTTCGGCCTGCGCCTCCTACCGCACGGCGCTTGCCAAGTATATGCGCGTGACGGGACGGTAA
- a CDS encoding efflux RND transporter permease subunit, giving the protein MGRSVNIISWSMRNFRITFLLVGCLFVFGIYGLVHIPKQEFPEYTIRQGVVVGVYPGATSEEVEEQLAKPLEQFLMTYKEVKRSKTTSTSQNGMCYVMVELNDDVNDKDEVWSKIKHGLAAFKMQLPAGVAALVTNDDFGDTSALLITLESDTRSYRELKGYMDDLSDRLRRIESVSNLRPYGVQQEQISVYADHDRLAAYGIGEKVLSAALASQGLTPAGGSVSNGETETPIHIAPSLAGEREVAEQIVWSDPEGHVLRVKDVARVVREYDDPDSYIRNNGHRCVLLSMEMRGGYNIVEYGREVDEVLHAFMEEELPSDVAVQRIADQAKVVGDSVHSFLRDLFVAMAIIILVMMLLFPLRSAVVAAVTIPLSTFISVGVMYLCGIPLNTVTLAALVVVLGMIVDNSIVVIDGYLDYIGRGHSRWYAAVESAREFFPSLLLATICICMIFYPILFTMTGMMRDFLTYFPWTITINLMVSLLLAVLVIPFLEIVIIPAVQPRKEGRKSVTDRVHDVYRRVLAWTFRHGWLTISLGLASVAVSLVLATQLKLRMVPFADRDQFAVEIYLRPDTPLERTGAVADSVYRMLRADGRVKSVTSFVGCSSPRFQMSYAPQIAGKNYAQFIVNTTSIDDTEDILDLYADAWADRFPEAYVKFKQLDYQNVPSLEFRFYGSDIDSLRAAGDRLMDRMRRMPELMWVHSDYEDPRAVVDVRLDPVTAPQLGVTRTLAAVNLALAAGDVPVGAVWEGDYKLPVVLKNDVRRGERSLSDVGDTYVSSPVPGVSVPLRQIADVGPAWSESKIVHRNGMRCLTVTADLKRGANAMRVNSRISELIDKELTLPAGIATELGGAYEFDWETIPPIASGLTISLVIIFFFILVNFRKFGITLVVMASMSLCLFGAVVGLRIADFTIGLTSVLGFITLLGMIVRNVILMYQHAEDKRKVCHWSGRLAAYDAGKRRMVPIFLTTATTAVGVVPMMLGGSTFWAPVGITIFAGGIGSLILVVTILPVLYSKIYK; this is encoded by the coding sequence ATGGGACGCTCTGTCAATATCATATCGTGGTCGATGCGCAACTTCCGCATCACCTTCCTGCTCGTGGGCTGCCTGTTCGTTTTCGGCATCTACGGACTGGTTCACATCCCCAAGCAGGAGTTTCCCGAATATACGATCCGTCAGGGCGTCGTGGTGGGCGTCTATCCGGGCGCCACGAGCGAAGAGGTCGAAGAACAGCTGGCCAAGCCGCTCGAACAGTTCCTGATGACCTACAAGGAGGTGAAGCGTTCGAAGACCACCTCCACCTCGCAGAACGGCATGTGTTACGTGATGGTCGAGCTGAACGACGACGTGAACGACAAGGACGAAGTGTGGTCGAAGATCAAGCACGGCCTTGCGGCGTTCAAGATGCAGCTTCCCGCGGGCGTTGCGGCGCTCGTGACGAACGACGACTTCGGCGACACCTCGGCCCTGCTGATCACCCTCGAATCGGACACGCGGTCGTACCGCGAGCTGAAAGGGTACATGGACGACCTGAGCGACCGTCTGCGCCGCATCGAGTCGGTCTCGAACCTGCGGCCTTACGGCGTTCAGCAGGAGCAGATTTCGGTATATGCCGATCACGACCGGCTGGCGGCCTACGGCATCGGCGAGAAGGTGCTCTCCGCGGCGCTGGCTTCGCAGGGGCTGACCCCGGCGGGCGGCTCGGTGAGCAACGGCGAGACCGAAACGCCGATCCATATCGCGCCGTCGCTGGCCGGGGAGCGCGAGGTCGCGGAGCAGATCGTCTGGAGCGACCCCGAAGGCCACGTCCTGCGTGTGAAGGACGTGGCGCGCGTCGTGCGCGAATACGACGATCCGGACAGCTATATCCGCAACAACGGCCACCGCTGCGTGCTCCTCTCGATGGAGATGCGCGGGGGATACAATATCGTGGAGTACGGCCGCGAAGTAGACGAGGTGCTGCACGCTTTCATGGAGGAGGAGCTTCCGTCCGACGTCGCTGTGCAGCGCATCGCCGATCAGGCCAAGGTCGTCGGCGACTCCGTGCATTCGTTCCTGCGCGACCTGTTCGTGGCCATGGCCATCATCATTCTGGTCATGATGCTGCTCTTCCCGCTGCGGTCGGCCGTCGTGGCGGCCGTCACGATTCCGCTCTCCACCTTCATCTCGGTGGGCGTCATGTATTTGTGCGGCATTCCGCTCAATACGGTGACCCTTGCGGCGCTGGTCGTCGTGCTGGGCATGATCGTCGATAATTCGATCGTGGTGATCGACGGCTACCTCGACTACATCGGGCGCGGCCACTCGCGCTGGTATGCGGCCGTCGAGAGCGCAAGGGAGTTTTTCCCGTCGCTACTGCTGGCGACGATCTGCATCTGCATGATTTTCTACCCGATTCTGTTCACCATGACGGGCATGATGCGCGACTTCCTGACCTATTTCCCGTGGACGATCACCATCAACCTGATGGTTTCGCTGCTGCTGGCCGTGCTGGTGATTCCGTTCCTCGAAATCGTGATCATTCCGGCGGTTCAGCCCCGCAAGGAGGGGCGTAAGAGCGTTACCGACCGTGTCCACGACGTTTACCGGCGGGTGCTGGCGTGGACTTTCCGTCACGGGTGGCTGACGATTTCGCTGGGCCTTGCCTCGGTGGCCGTTTCGCTGGTGCTGGCCACGCAGCTGAAACTCCGCATGGTGCCCTTCGCCGACCGCGACCAGTTCGCCGTGGAGATTTACCTGCGGCCCGACACCCCGCTGGAACGGACCGGAGCCGTCGCCGATTCGGTCTACCGGATGCTGCGGGCCGACGGGCGGGTGAAGTCCGTCACTTCGTTCGTGGGCTGTTCGTCGCCGCGTTTCCAGATGAGCTATGCTCCGCAGATCGCGGGTAAGAACTATGCCCAGTTCATCGTCAATACCACCTCGATCGACGATACCGAGGATATCCTCGACCTATATGCCGACGCATGGGCCGACCGTTTCCCCGAAGCCTACGTCAAATTCAAACAGCTCGACTACCAGAACGTGCCGTCGCTCGAATTCCGCTTCTACGGCAGCGACATCGACTCGCTGCGCGCCGCGGGCGACCGGCTGATGGACCGCATGCGGCGGATGCCCGAACTGATGTGGGTGCACTCCGATTATGAGGATCCCCGTGCGGTCGTTGATGTGCGGCTCGACCCCGTCACTGCGCCGCAGCTGGGCGTCACCCGGACGCTGGCGGCCGTCAATCTGGCCCTCGCCGCCGGAGACGTGCCCGTAGGGGCCGTCTGGGAGGGCGATTACAAACTGCCCGTCGTACTCAAAAACGACGTGCGCCGGGGCGAACGCTCGCTCTCCGATGTCGGGGACACCTATGTCTCTTCGCCCGTGCCCGGCGTCAGCGTACCCCTGCGGCAGATCGCCGACGTCGGGCCGGCGTGGAGCGAGAGCAAAATCGTGCACCGCAACGGCATGCGCTGCCTGACGGTCACCGCCGACCTCAAACGCGGCGCCAACGCCATGCGTGTCAATTCGCGCATAAGCGAGCTGATCGACAAGGAGCTGACGCTTCCGGCCGGCATTGCGACCGAGCTGGGCGGAGCCTACGAATTCGACTGGGAGACGATTCCCCCGATCGCGTCGGGACTGACCATTTCGCTGGTCATCATCTTCTTCTTCATTCTGGTCAACTTCCGCAAGTTCGGCATTACGCTGGTGGTCATGGCTTCGATGTCGCTCTGTCTGTTCGGGGCGGTGGTGGGGCTGCGGATCGCCGACTTCACCATCGGACTGACCTCGGTGCTGGGCTTCATCACCCTGCTGGGCATGATCGTCCGCAACGTGATTCTGATGTACCAGCATGCCGAAGACAAACGCAAGGTATGCCATTGGTCGGGGCGTCTGGCGGCCTACGACGCCGGCAAGCGGCGTATGGTGCCGATCTTCCTCACCACCGCCACCACCGCCGTGGGCGTCGTGCCGATGATGCTGGGCGGAAGCACCTTCTGGGCGCCCGTGGGCATTACGATCTTTGCCGGAGGCATCGGTTCGCTGATCCTCGTCGTTACGATACTTCCGGTGCTCTATTCCAAAATCTACAAGTGA
- a CDS encoding efflux RND transporter periplasmic adaptor subunit — MKRTIFWALLLIAAGCSSPKNTRTADPLRVTTIVAAPSAGFGAAVYVGSVEEEASASLSFPVAGTVARTLADEGQRVRKGQLLAELDSTSARQTFDAARASLEQAEDACGRLRQLYEAQSLPEIKWVEAQTRLRQAESLFEIAKKNLSDCALYAPFDGVVGERRASAGETVLPGVPVMKLLQIGTVKVRFSVPEQEIAAIGADSRMRITVPALGDRTFQAGKVEKGAVANPAAHTYDVRAALANAGGELLPGMVCRVEVSPAGAAEQIALPVRAVQQAGDGSRFVWTVRGDSAVRTAVTTGRLVNNAVVLEDGVRSGDRIVVDGMQKIGEGSKVVW, encoded by the coding sequence ATGAAACGAACGATTTTCTGGGCCTTGCTGCTCATTGCGGCGGGCTGTTCTTCTCCGAAAAACACCCGGACGGCCGATCCGCTGCGGGTGACGACGATCGTCGCCGCGCCGTCGGCCGGCTTCGGCGCGGCCGTGTACGTAGGTTCGGTCGAGGAGGAGGCTTCGGCATCCCTGAGTTTTCCCGTCGCCGGGACCGTCGCCCGCACGCTGGCCGACGAAGGACAGCGCGTGCGGAAAGGGCAGCTGCTGGCCGAACTCGATTCTACTTCGGCCCGGCAGACCTTCGACGCCGCGCGGGCGTCGCTGGAGCAGGCCGAAGACGCCTGCGGGCGTCTCCGCCAGCTGTACGAGGCCCAAAGTCTGCCCGAAATCAAATGGGTCGAAGCGCAGACCCGGCTCCGTCAGGCCGAGTCGCTTTTCGAAATCGCCAAGAAGAACCTGAGCGACTGCGCGCTGTACGCTCCGTTCGACGGTGTGGTCGGCGAGCGGCGGGCTTCGGCCGGCGAGACGGTGCTGCCGGGCGTTCCGGTGATGAAGCTGCTGCAAATCGGAACCGTCAAGGTGCGCTTCTCCGTTCCCGAACAGGAGATCGCCGCGATCGGCGCCGACAGTCGCATGCGGATAACCGTTCCGGCGCTCGGAGACCGCACGTTTCAGGCCGGGAAGGTCGAAAAGGGCGCCGTGGCGAATCCTGCGGCGCACACCTACGACGTGCGGGCCGCACTGGCCAACGCCGGGGGCGAGCTGCTGCCGGGCATGGTCTGCCGCGTGGAGGTTTCGCCTGCGGGTGCCGCCGAGCAGATCGCGCTTCCGGTGCGCGCCGTACAGCAGGCGGGCGACGGAAGCCGTTTCGTATGGACCGTGCGCGGCGACTCGGCCGTGCGTACGGCCGTGACGACGGGCCGTCTGGTGAACAACGCCGTCGTGCTGGAGGACGGCGTCCGGAGCGGCGACCGGATCGTGGTGGACGGCATGCAGAAGATCGGCGAAGGCAGTAAAGTCGTGTGGTGA
- a CDS encoding AraC family transcriptional regulator, translated as MNEKDIQSFSLATLIDVCGRRPGDICYDGCLIASRVNVQDEIDIDLFRYPTRIDAFVILFCSKGSGTFTSNLTRHTLTENSIFVHLPGSIIQAESTEEIALHAVICEEEFIRRINIDIRLLSQLFLHVEKQPCLKLDEKEWTGITRSFEELGAEGTEMPADVYSAEVIRSIIRTLAYKVCRVIGRHIETSGERQISARSRNDEYFSQFMNILGKHYTQERSVGFYAGQLNLTPKYLTTLIRKTSGRTAVEWIDDYVVLEAKNLLKYSTMSIQEIAYYLNFSNQSFFGKYFKSHTGMTPSAYRIGR; from the coding sequence ATGAACGAAAAGGATATCCAGAGCTTTTCGCTCGCCACGCTGATCGACGTCTGCGGCCGCCGTCCCGGAGACATCTGCTACGACGGCTGTCTGATCGCGTCGCGCGTCAACGTGCAGGACGAAATCGACATCGACCTGTTCCGCTATCCGACGCGCATCGACGCCTTCGTCATCCTGTTCTGTTCCAAAGGTTCGGGAACCTTCACCTCGAACCTGACGCGGCATACGCTCACGGAGAATTCGATCTTCGTACACCTGCCGGGGTCGATCATCCAAGCCGAATCGACCGAGGAGATCGCGCTGCACGCCGTGATCTGCGAAGAGGAGTTCATCAGGCGCATCAACATAGACATCAGGCTGCTCTCGCAGCTGTTCCTGCACGTGGAGAAGCAGCCCTGTCTCAAACTCGACGAAAAGGAGTGGACGGGAATCACCCGGTCGTTCGAGGAACTCGGCGCCGAGGGTACGGAGATGCCGGCGGACGTCTATTCCGCCGAGGTCATACGTTCGATCATCCGGACGCTGGCCTACAAGGTGTGCCGCGTCATCGGACGTCACATCGAAACGAGCGGAGAGCGGCAGATCTCGGCGCGCAGCCGCAACGACGAGTATTTCAGCCAGTTCATGAATATTCTGGGCAAACACTACACGCAGGAGCGATCGGTGGGCTTCTATGCCGGACAGCTGAACCTGACGCCCAAATACCTGACGACGCTCATCCGCAAGACCAGCGGCCGGACGGCCGTCGAGTGGATCGACGACTACGTCGTGCTCGAAGCCAAGAACCTGCTGAAATACTCCACGATGAGCATTCAGGAGATCGCCTATTACCTGAATTTTTCCAACCAGTCGTTCTTCGGCAAATACTTCAAGAGCCATACGGGCATGACGCCTTCGGCCTACCGGATCGGCAGGTAG
- a CDS encoding helix-turn-helix domain-containing protein, with translation MDEILKIDTIDRYNKLFGFETRHPLVGVVRFDTAESQGNYRMTMGFYSVFLKETRGCRINYGKTGYDFDDQTVVSIAPGQTVGYTDIEGIPTKSVGLLFHPDFIRGTSLGRKIRKYTFFSYEANEALHLSEEERTIVLDCLKKIEMELRHAIDKHSKGLIATNIELLLDYCMRFYERQFVTREDLNLDALARFERLLDDYLSEGVAAREGLPSVRYFADKICLSPNYFGDLVKKETGKSAQEYIQLKMIDAAKESLLDPDKTIGQVAGELGFQYPQHFVRFFRRHAGCTPNQYRTRG, from the coding sequence ATGGACGAAATTCTGAAGATCGATACGATCGACCGCTACAACAAACTCTTCGGATTCGAGACCCGCCACCCGCTGGTGGGCGTGGTCCGGTTCGACACGGCCGAAAGTCAGGGAAACTACCGGATGACGATGGGATTCTATTCGGTTTTCCTCAAGGAGACGCGGGGCTGCCGAATCAACTACGGGAAGACGGGGTATGATTTCGACGACCAGACCGTGGTCAGCATCGCTCCGGGACAGACCGTCGGCTATACCGATATCGAAGGGATTCCCACGAAGTCCGTCGGACTGCTGTTTCATCCCGACTTCATCCGCGGCACGTCGCTCGGACGGAAAATCAGGAAATACACCTTTTTCTCTTACGAAGCCAACGAAGCCCTGCACCTGTCGGAAGAGGAGCGGACGATCGTGCTCGACTGTCTGAAAAAGATCGAAATGGAGTTGCGGCACGCCATCGACAAGCATTCGAAGGGGCTTATCGCCACCAATATCGAGCTGCTGCTGGACTATTGCATGCGTTTTTACGAACGCCAGTTCGTCACGCGCGAAGACCTGAACCTCGATGCGCTGGCCCGTTTCGAACGACTGCTGGACGATTACCTCTCGGAGGGCGTCGCCGCGAGGGAGGGACTGCCGTCGGTGCGCTATTTCGCCGACAAGATATGCCTTTCGCCCAACTATTTCGGCGATCTGGTCAAAAAGGAGACCGGAAAATCGGCGCAGGAGTATATCCAACTGAAGATGATCGACGCGGCGAAAGAGAGCCTGCTCGACCCGGACAAGACGATCGGGCAGGTGGCCGGCGAACTGGGATTCCAGTATCCGCAGCATTTCGTCCGCTTCTTCAGACGGCATGCCGGCTGCACGCCGAATCAGTATCGGACGCGGGGATAA
- a CDS encoding alpha/beta hydrolase, producing MKRILILTTTLIMMHNISSAQTDADNFYRSDAVTAEKVSFPNQYKMKVGANLFRPKEMKPGEKRPAIIVGHPMGAVKEQAANLYAIKMAERGFVTLAIDLSFWGDSEGEPRNTVSPEIYAEDFSAAADFLGTREFVERSGIGAIGICGSGSFAVSAAKIDPRLKAVATVSMYDMGAASRSGLKNAQTLEQRKRILAEAAEQRYAEFTGGETAYTGGTADELTENSTPVEREFYAFYRTPRGEFTPEGATHRTTTHPTLASNVKFMNFYPFNDIETISPRPLLFIVGENAHSREFSEDAFRRAAEPKELYVVPGAGHVDLYDRTGLIPFDKLEEFFGNSLK from the coding sequence ATGAAACGGATTCTAATTTTAACGACAACACTTATTATGATGCACAACATCTCCTCCGCACAAACGGATGCGGACAATTTCTACCGAAGCGATGCGGTAACCGCAGAAAAGGTATCCTTCCCGAACCAGTACAAAATGAAGGTCGGCGCCAACCTCTTCCGGCCCAAGGAGATGAAACCGGGCGAAAAACGTCCCGCAATCATCGTCGGCCACCCGATGGGAGCCGTCAAGGAGCAGGCTGCGAACCTCTATGCGATCAAAATGGCCGAACGCGGATTCGTCACGCTCGCCATCGACCTGTCATTCTGGGGCGACAGCGAGGGAGAGCCGCGCAACACGGTCTCCCCGGAGATATACGCCGAGGATTTCAGCGCGGCGGCGGATTTCCTCGGAACGCGGGAGTTCGTCGAGCGCAGCGGCATCGGCGCAATCGGAATCTGCGGCAGCGGAAGTTTCGCCGTAAGCGCGGCGAAGATCGATCCCCGGCTGAAAGCCGTCGCCACGGTGAGCATGTACGACATGGGCGCAGCCAGCCGCAGCGGACTGAAAAACGCCCAGACACTTGAGCAGCGGAAGCGGATACTGGCCGAAGCGGCGGAACAGCGCTACGCGGAGTTTACGGGCGGGGAAACCGCATACACCGGCGGCACGGCAGACGAGCTGACGGAAAACTCCACCCCGGTCGAGCGGGAATTCTACGCCTTCTACCGCACGCCGCGCGGAGAGTTCACGCCCGAAGGGGCGACGCACCGGACGACCACGCACCCCACGCTCGCAAGCAACGTGAAGTTCATGAACTTCTACCCCTTCAACGACATCGAGACCATCTCGCCGCGTCCGCTGCTCTTCATCGTCGGGGAAAACGCCCATTCGCGCGAATTCAGCGAGGACGCCTTCAGACGGGCCGCCGAGCCGAAAGAGCTGTATGTCGTACCGGGCGCGGGGCACGTCGATCTCTACGACCGCACGGGGCTGATCCCGTTCGACAAGCTGGAAGAGTTCTTCGGAAACAGCCTGAAATAA
- a CDS encoding GH36 C-terminal domain-containing protein, protein MKKRLAYSPGRLVAILTFGVFGIINTEMGVVGIIPQIAETFGVTVPQAGWTVGVFALIVAVSAPVMPLLFSGTDRRTGSVVFAYDLNPRYGEQLPSVRLTGLAPDLRYRIREINLMPGQNPRIEHNDRVVSGDYLMKAGLKLFSTDRARSVVVELKAE, encoded by the coding sequence ATGAAAAAACGGCTCGCATACAGTCCGGGAAGACTGGTTGCAATCCTGACCTTCGGCGTCTTCGGCATCATCAACACCGAAATGGGCGTCGTCGGGATTATCCCGCAGATCGCCGAAACTTTCGGGGTGACGGTTCCGCAGGCGGGGTGGACGGTGGGCGTCTTCGCGCTTATCGTCGCCGTCTCGGCCCCGGTGATGCCGCTGTTGTTTTCAGGCACCGACCGCCGGACCGGCTCCGTAGTCTTCGCCTACGACCTCAATCCGCGCTACGGGGAGCAGCTGCCCTCCGTACGGCTGACCGGACTGGCCCCCGATCTGCGCTACCGCATCCGCGAAATAAACCTCATGCCGGGGCAGAATCCGCGTATCGAGCACAACGACCGCGTCGTAAGCGGCGATTACCTGATGAAGGCAGGTTTGAAACTCTTCTCGACGGACCGCGCCCGCAGCGTCGTCGTCGAGCTGAAAGCCGAATGA
- a CDS encoding helix-turn-helix domain-containing protein — MKKQRRNDILLAIIGEKLVKLREARGLSQQKVYIHTGIDMDMIERGEYNLTLTTLSDLCDYYNISIKEFFKGVENP, encoded by the coding sequence ATGAAAAAACAAAGGCGTAACGACATATTGCTTGCCATTATCGGTGAAAAGCTGGTAAAGTTACGCGAAGCAAGAGGACTGTCTCAACAGAAAGTTTATATCCATACGGGAATAGATATGGATATGATTGAGCGTGGTGAATATAACCTTACATTGACCACTCTTTCAGATCTTTGTGATTATTACAACATTTCTATAAAAGAATTTTTCAAGGGAGTAGAAAATCCTTGA
- a CDS encoding helix-turn-helix domain-containing protein: MKAVAKRFSELRKAKGLSQIEIYRDIGIHIGRIESGYSNITMGTFSDLCKYYNISFEEFFDSLDVE; the protein is encoded by the coding sequence ATGAAAGCAGTCGCAAAGAGATTTAGTGAACTGCGAAAAGCTAAGGGGTTGTCACAAATAGAAATTTATCGTGACATCGGGATACATATCGGTCGTATAGAGTCAGGTTATTCAAATATTACAATGGGAACTTTTTCCGATCTTTGTAAATATTATAATATTTCATTTGAAGAATTTTTCGATTCATTGGATGTTGAATGA